A genomic stretch from Falco naumanni isolate bFalNau1 chromosome 8, bFalNau1.pat, whole genome shotgun sequence includes:
- the GLB1L gene encoding beta-galactosidase-1-like protein, producing MVVSASPFVPYPGLAELPARMGLPALALLLASGLLHTQASSPARSFQLDYEENCFRKDGAPFRYISGSIHYARVPRPAWRDRLLKMYMSGLSAVQVYVPWNYHEPLPGVYDFAGDRDVEAFLDLTAELGLLVILRPGPYICAEWEMGGLPAWLLWKPDIVLRSSDPDYLAAVDSWLHVLLPKIKPRLYQHGGNIISVQVENEYGSYYACDYGYLRHLLASFRALLGSEVLLFTTDSIQAEELRCGTLQGLYATIDFGPGSNVTEAFGAQRRVEPRGPLVNSEYYTGWLDYWGEAHASTSSASVARGLEDMLQLGANVNMYMFHGGTNFVYWSGADFKDQYKPVTTSYDYDAPLSEAGDPTEKLFAIRTVISKFQSLPVGPMPPATLKYAYGWVALRKYADLLDVLDVLCPSGPIQSQFPLTFEAIKQAHGFVLYRTQLPWDVLDPAVLGAPPHHVCDRGYVMLQKEYRGTLERDGQTTLCVTGRAGETLDVLLENMGRISFGANISDFKGLLGNLSLDSSPLSNWLIYPLAIDTAVQQGWPHTAPPQSSSGGRAGPAFYTGTFETPGIAWDTFVKFPGWSKGQLWINGFNLGRYWPRRGPQQTLFVPGSVLHVGRPNNITVLELEGAPSTPLLLFLDRPLFNRTLSHGTAATE from the exons ATGGTGGTGTCCGCGTCTCCCTTTGTCCCCTATCCTGGGCTTGCTGAGCTCCCAGCGAGGATGGGACTGCCAGctcttgccctgctgctggcatcGGGGCTGCTGCACACGCAG GCCTCCTCTCCGGCACGCTCCTTCCAGCTGGATTATGAGGAGAACTGCTTTCGCAAGGATGGTGCCCCTTTCCGCTACATCTCGGGCAGCATTCACTATGCCCGCGTCCCACGCCCTGCCTGGAGGGACCGGCTCCTCAAGATGTACATGAGTGGGCTTAGCGCTGTGCAGGT CTATGTCCCCTGGAACTACCATGAGCCACTGCCAGGGGTTTATGACTTTGCTGGGGACCGGGATGTGGAAGCCTTCCTCGACTTGACAGCTGAGCTGGGGCTTCTGGTGATCCTGCGGCCAGGGCCTTACATCTGTGCAGAGTGGGAGATG GGtggcctgcctgcctggctgctgtggaAACCAGACATTGTCCTGCGCTCCTCTGACCCTG ACTACCTGGCAGCCGTGGACTCCTGGCTCCATGTGCTGCTACCCAAGATCAAGCCACGCCTGTACCAGCATGGAGGGAACATCATCAGTGTGCAG GTGGAGAATGAATATGGGAGCTACTATGCCTGTGACTATGGGTACCTGCGGCACCTGCTGGCCTCCTTTCGCGCACTGCTGGGGAGTGAGGTGCTGCTCTTCACCACCGACAGCATACAGGCCGAGGAGCTGCGCTGTGGCACGCTGCAGGGGCTCTACGCCACCATTGACTTTGGGCCAG GCTCCAATGTGACAGAGGCGTTTGGTGCCCAGCGCCGGGTGGAGCCGAGGGGGCCCCTG GTGAACTCCGAGTACTACACGGGCTGGCTGGACTACTGGGGAGAGGCGCATGCCAGCACCAGCTCGGCTAGTGTGGCCCGGGGGCTGGAGGACATGTTGCAGCTGGGAGCCAATGTCAACAT GTACATGTTCCATGGGGGAACGAACTTTGTCTACTGGAGTG GTGCTGACTTCAAGGACCAGTACAAACCAGTGACCACCAGCTACGACTATGATGCCCCCCTCTCAGAGGCAGGAGACCCCACCGAGAAGCTGTTTGCCATCCGCACAGTCATCAGCAAG TTCCAGTCCCTGCCAGTAGGTCCGATGCCACCTGCCACCCTGAAGTACGCCTACGGCTGGGTGGCCCTGCGGAAG TATGCCGACCTCCTGGATGTCTTGGATGTGCTGTGCCCCTCCGGGCCCATTCAGAGCCAGTTCCCCCTCACCTTTGAGGCTATAAAGCAG GCCCATGGCTTCGTGCTGTACCGCACACAGCTGCCCTGGGACGTCCTGgacccagctgtgctgggcgCTCCTCCGCACCACGTCTGCGACCGTGGCTATGTGATGCTGCAGAAg gagTACCGGGGGACGCTGGAGCGGGATGGGCAGACAACACTGTGCGtgacaggcagagctggggaaaccCTGGATGTGCTGCTGGAGAACATGGGCAGGATCAGCTTCGGGGCCAACATCAGTGACTTCAAG GGCCTCCTGGGGAACCTCTCCTTGGACTCCAGCCCTCTCAGCAACTGGCTGATCTATCCCCTGGCCATAGACACTGCTGTCCAGCAGGGCTGGCCACACACTGCTCCGCCACAATCAAGCAgtgggggcagagcagggccagCCTTCTATACTGGGACCTTTGAGACCCCTGGCATCGCCTGGGACACCTTCGTGAAGTTCCCAGGTTGGAGCAAG GGCCAGCTGTGGATAAATGGCTTCAACCTGGGCCGGTACTGGCCCCGCCGTGGGCCACAGCAGACCCTCTTCGTGCCCGGCTCGGTGCTGCACGTTGGCCGCCCCAACAACATCacagtgctggagctggaaggggCACCCTCCACCCCTCTCCTGCTCTTCCTTGACCGACCCCTTTTCAACAGGACCCTCAGCCACGGCACTGCAGCCACAGAATAA